A genomic window from Vitis riparia cultivar Riparia Gloire de Montpellier isolate 1030 chromosome 18, EGFV_Vit.rip_1.0, whole genome shotgun sequence includes:
- the LOC117905496 gene encoding NADH dehydrogenase [ubiquinone] flavoprotein 2, mitochondrial-like yields MIRGSREIEDALLKHLGVKRNEVIKDGLFCVGEVECVGCCVNAPMITVADYSTGPEGYIYNYYEDLTPKRVVEIEEAANHGVVVLRQAFAKRVGAVKSKGKKKELSPQDATNMIQMSFQAYLIRRSQGSSCPSRAGSCQGQVEGDQSIV; encoded by the coding sequence ATGATACGTGGTTCACGAGAAATAGAAGATGCCTTGCTAAAACACTTAGGAGTGAAGCGCAATGAAGTGATAAAGGATGGTTTGTTTTGTGTCGGTGAAGTGGAATGCGTGGGATGTTGTGTAAATGCTCCTATGATCACAGTGGCAGACTATTCAACTGGACCTGAAGGATATATCTACAACTACTATGAAGACCTCACTCCAAAACGTGTGGTGGAGATTGAAGAGGCTGCTAATCACGGGGTTGTGGTTTTAAGACAGGCCTTTGCTAAGAGAGTTGGAGCTGTGAAaagcaagggaaagaaaaaggaattgtCGCCACAAGATGCGACAAATATGATCCAAATGAGTTTCCAAGCTTATCTGATACGTAGATCCCAGGGCTCTTCGTGCCCTTCTAGAGCTGGCAGTTGCCAAGGCCAAGTCGAAGGAGATCAGAGTATTGTTTAA